A region of Lycium barbarum isolate Lr01 chromosome 3, ASM1917538v2, whole genome shotgun sequence DNA encodes the following proteins:
- the LOC132632750 gene encoding alpha-mannosidase I MNS5 isoform X2: MFQASVVKWILLYLVISPTIFIICLSDIHSTNLLAAKRKRMSNRVRKMFYHAYDNYMMHAFPHDELKPLTKTYTDSLSELGNLKYNGSALTLIESLSSLAILGNNTEFEKAIIWLSENLSFDVDARINLFECNIRVLGGLVSAHILATDSTNRLVQGIYKNQLLVLAEDLGRRFLPAFNTPTGLPYAWINLKHGVTADETTETSTSGCGSLILEMGALSRLTGDPRFETAALRALRKLWSMRSSLNLLGTTLDVATGDWIEYSSGIGAGVDSFYEYLMKAYVLFGRDEIWKMFQSAYIAVQKYFRHGPWYHEADMRTGIATYWQLTSLQAFWPGLQVLVGDIEAANSSHREFFKVWKKYGVLPERYLLDHQMLHPTEKYYPLRPELAESTFYLYQVTKDPWYMEVGESIMNSLIAHTKVKGGFASIRDVTTMQLEDHQHSFFLAETCKYLYLLFDDSFLLNQNYIFTTEGHPLPVRSNWHEKLPEAYNLSNGSSIKNGEQIKRTSAMSLQVCPASMIQHEPNTRRLESACHIPDTRADHRCFSEDDCGVDANTCKRRSCSMAGYCGLWSII, encoded by the exons ATGTTTCAAGCAAGTGTTGTAAAATGGATTCTGCTATATCTTGTAATATCTCCCACCATATTTATCATCTGTTTGTCAGACATCCATTCCACCAATCTTTTAGCAGCTAAAAGGAAGCGCATGAGCAACAGAGTTCGCAAGAT GTTTTATCATGCTTATGATAACTACATGATGCATGCTTTTCCG CATGATGAGCTTAAACCTCTGACCAAAACCTACACAGATTCTCTAAGTGAACTTGGAAATTTGAAG TACAATGGGTCAGCTCTTACGCTAATCGAATCGTTGTCCAG CCTTGCAATCTTGGGTAACAACACTGAGTTTGAAAAGGCTATTATTTGGCTATCTGAAAATCTATCATTTGATGTCGATGCAAGGATAAATCTATTTGAG TGCAACATAAGAGTTCTTGGAGGACTTGTTTCTGCTCATATTCTTGCCACTGATTCTACAAACAGGTTGGTTCAAGGAATTTATAAGAATCAACTCCTTGTCCTGGCTGAGGATTTGGGGCGACGCTTTCTACCTGCTTTCAATACCCCTACCGGATTACCTTATGCTTGGATCAACTTAAAG CATGGTGTAACTGCGGACGAGACAACAGAAACAAGCACATCTGGATGTG GTTCTCTAATCCTTGAAATGGGTGCATTATCGCGTCTAACCGGTGATCCAAGATTTGAAACGGCAGCTTTGCGTGCTCTTCGTAAGCTATGGAGCATGCGGAGTTCTTTAAATCTTCTTGGAACTACGCTAGATGTAGCAACTGGAGACTGGATTGAATATTCTTCTGGAATTGGAGCTG GTGTGGATTCATTCTATGAATACCTAATGAAAGCCTACGTTCTTTTTGGTAGAGATGAAATTTGGAAGATGTTTCAATCTGCTTACATTGCTGTGCAGAAATATTTTAGACATGGTCCATG GTATCATGAAGCTGACATGAGAACAGGAATAGCAACATACTGGCAGCTCACAAGTCTTCAAGCATTCTGGCCTGGTCTGCAG GTTCTTGTTGGGGATATCGAGGCAGCTAATTCATCACATCGCGAATTTTTCAAGGTGTGGAAGAAATACGGAGTGCTTCCAGAGAG GTATCTGCTGGACCATCAGATGTTGCATCCTACTGAAAAATACTATCCTTTACGTCCTGAATTGGCAGAGTCCACATTTTACCTATACCAAGTAACCAAAG ATCCGTGGTATATGGAAGTGGGCGAATCAATTATGAATTCTCTGATTGCACATACAAAAGTTAAAGGTGGCTTTGCCAGCATTAGGGATGTGACTACAATGCAATTAGAAGACCATCAGCATAGTTTCTTCCTTGCAGAAAC GTGCAAGTATTTGTATCTACTTTTTGATGACTCGTTTCTACTTAATCAAAATTACATATTTACAACTGAGGGTCATCCCCTGCCTGTTAGAAGCAATTGGCATGAGAAGCTTCCCGAGGCTTATAATCTAAGTAACGGAAGTTCTATCAAG AATGGAGAGCAGATAAAACGAACCAGTGCCATGTCACTTCAAGTTTGTCCGGCTTCTATGATTCAACATGAACCGAATACAAGGCGACTTGAAAGTGCTTGCCACATCCCTGACACTCGTGCTGATCATAGATGTTTCAGTGAAGATGATTGTGGTGTTGATGCCAACACTTGTAAACGGAGATCATGCAGTATGGCTGGATATTGTGGTCTCTGGTCGATCATATAA
- the LOC132632750 gene encoding alpha-mannosidase I MNS5 isoform X1 — MFQASVVKWILLYLVISPTIFIICLSDIHSTNLLAAKRKRMSNRVRKMFYHAYDNYMMHAFPHDELKPLTKTYTDSLSELGNLKLEHLPQQYNGSALTLIESLSSLAILGNNTEFEKAIIWLSENLSFDVDARINLFECNIRVLGGLVSAHILATDSTNRLVQGIYKNQLLVLAEDLGRRFLPAFNTPTGLPYAWINLKHGVTADETTETSTSGCGSLILEMGALSRLTGDPRFETAALRALRKLWSMRSSLNLLGTTLDVATGDWIEYSSGIGAGVDSFYEYLMKAYVLFGRDEIWKMFQSAYIAVQKYFRHGPWYHEADMRTGIATYWQLTSLQAFWPGLQVLVGDIEAANSSHREFFKVWKKYGVLPERYLLDHQMLHPTEKYYPLRPELAESTFYLYQVTKDPWYMEVGESIMNSLIAHTKVKGGFASIRDVTTMQLEDHQHSFFLAETCKYLYLLFDDSFLLNQNYIFTTEGHPLPVRSNWHEKLPEAYNLSNGSSIKNGEQIKRTSAMSLQVCPASMIQHEPNTRRLESACHIPDTRADHRCFSEDDCGVDANTCKRRSCSMAGYCGLWSII; from the exons ATGTTTCAAGCAAGTGTTGTAAAATGGATTCTGCTATATCTTGTAATATCTCCCACCATATTTATCATCTGTTTGTCAGACATCCATTCCACCAATCTTTTAGCAGCTAAAAGGAAGCGCATGAGCAACAGAGTTCGCAAGAT GTTTTATCATGCTTATGATAACTACATGATGCATGCTTTTCCG CATGATGAGCTTAAACCTCTGACCAAAACCTACACAGATTCTCTAAGTGAACTTGGAAATTTGAAG CTTGAACATCTGCCACAGCAGTACAATGGGTCAGCTCTTACGCTAATCGAATCGTTGTCCAG CCTTGCAATCTTGGGTAACAACACTGAGTTTGAAAAGGCTATTATTTGGCTATCTGAAAATCTATCATTTGATGTCGATGCAAGGATAAATCTATTTGAG TGCAACATAAGAGTTCTTGGAGGACTTGTTTCTGCTCATATTCTTGCCACTGATTCTACAAACAGGTTGGTTCAAGGAATTTATAAGAATCAACTCCTTGTCCTGGCTGAGGATTTGGGGCGACGCTTTCTACCTGCTTTCAATACCCCTACCGGATTACCTTATGCTTGGATCAACTTAAAG CATGGTGTAACTGCGGACGAGACAACAGAAACAAGCACATCTGGATGTG GTTCTCTAATCCTTGAAATGGGTGCATTATCGCGTCTAACCGGTGATCCAAGATTTGAAACGGCAGCTTTGCGTGCTCTTCGTAAGCTATGGAGCATGCGGAGTTCTTTAAATCTTCTTGGAACTACGCTAGATGTAGCAACTGGAGACTGGATTGAATATTCTTCTGGAATTGGAGCTG GTGTGGATTCATTCTATGAATACCTAATGAAAGCCTACGTTCTTTTTGGTAGAGATGAAATTTGGAAGATGTTTCAATCTGCTTACATTGCTGTGCAGAAATATTTTAGACATGGTCCATG GTATCATGAAGCTGACATGAGAACAGGAATAGCAACATACTGGCAGCTCACAAGTCTTCAAGCATTCTGGCCTGGTCTGCAG GTTCTTGTTGGGGATATCGAGGCAGCTAATTCATCACATCGCGAATTTTTCAAGGTGTGGAAGAAATACGGAGTGCTTCCAGAGAG GTATCTGCTGGACCATCAGATGTTGCATCCTACTGAAAAATACTATCCTTTACGTCCTGAATTGGCAGAGTCCACATTTTACCTATACCAAGTAACCAAAG ATCCGTGGTATATGGAAGTGGGCGAATCAATTATGAATTCTCTGATTGCACATACAAAAGTTAAAGGTGGCTTTGCCAGCATTAGGGATGTGACTACAATGCAATTAGAAGACCATCAGCATAGTTTCTTCCTTGCAGAAAC GTGCAAGTATTTGTATCTACTTTTTGATGACTCGTTTCTACTTAATCAAAATTACATATTTACAACTGAGGGTCATCCCCTGCCTGTTAGAAGCAATTGGCATGAGAAGCTTCCCGAGGCTTATAATCTAAGTAACGGAAGTTCTATCAAG AATGGAGAGCAGATAAAACGAACCAGTGCCATGTCACTTCAAGTTTGTCCGGCTTCTATGATTCAACATGAACCGAATACAAGGCGACTTGAAAGTGCTTGCCACATCCCTGACACTCGTGCTGATCATAGATGTTTCAGTGAAGATGATTGTGGTGTTGATGCCAACACTTGTAAACGGAGATCATGCAGTATGGCTGGATATTGTGGTCTCTGGTCGATCATATAA
- the LOC132632749 gene encoding gibberellin-regulated protein 12-like isoform X1, whose protein sequence is MAMAIRLVLLFLLFLGVKAQVSLTDLKNVEEDRPQNVGLSQAFRVFTRGANRRLVQDIVLKVAKYLNNGDLALAPAPAPTPSQLDCGGLCKYRCSLHSRPNVCFRACGTCCVRCKCVPPGTFGNREKCGKCYTEMTTHGNKTKCP, encoded by the exons ATGGCTATGGCGATTCGTCTAGTACTTCTTTTTCTTCTGTTTTTGGGTGTCAAAGCCCAG GTTTCTTTAACTGATCTGAAGAACGTTGAAGAAGATAGACCTCAAAATGTTGGCCTTAGCCAGGCATTTCGT GTATTCACTAGAGGAGCCAATAGGCGTCTAGTTCAGGACATAG TTTTAAAGGTTGCAAAATACTTGAACAATGGAGATCTGGCTCTAGCTCCTGCACCTGCTCCAACTCCAAGCCAGTTGGATTGTGGGGGATTGTGCAAATACAGATGCAGTTTACACTCGAGGCCCAATGTGTGTTTTAGGGCATGTGGAACATGTTGTGTAAGGTGCAAATGTGTGCCACCAGGGACTTTTGGCAACAGAGAAAAGTGTGGCAAATGTTACACTGAAATGACCACCCATGGCAACAAGACCAAGTGTCCTTAA
- the LOC132632749 gene encoding gibberellin-regulated protein 11-like isoform X2: MAMAIRLVLLFLLFLGVKAQVFTRGANRRLVQDIVLKVAKYLNNGDLALAPAPAPTPSQLDCGGLCKYRCSLHSRPNVCFRACGTCCVRCKCVPPGTFGNREKCGKCYTEMTTHGNKTKCP, from the exons ATGGCTATGGCGATTCGTCTAGTACTTCTTTTTCTTCTGTTTTTGGGTGTCAAAGCCCAG GTATTCACTAGAGGAGCCAATAGGCGTCTAGTTCAGGACATAG TTTTAAAGGTTGCAAAATACTTGAACAATGGAGATCTGGCTCTAGCTCCTGCACCTGCTCCAACTCCAAGCCAGTTGGATTGTGGGGGATTGTGCAAATACAGATGCAGTTTACACTCGAGGCCCAATGTGTGTTTTAGGGCATGTGGAACATGTTGTGTAAGGTGCAAATGTGTGCCACCAGGGACTTTTGGCAACAGAGAAAAGTGTGGCAAATGTTACACTGAAATGACCACCCATGGCAACAAGACCAAGTGTCCTTAA
- the LOC132632752 gene encoding uncharacterized protein LOC132632752 has product MMLALHDCDCSFGGSTTIYFAGSTIIYFASPINCTIPKHLACRELFIPMDEAVNQKSTNFNLLSTGKNGTDIVCCKTAASDKKLRIFGFEVNPCPKDIICSKTESDESISSSATFADERLGGKTSICMNSSGIVLPNPNANLINLSSSAVREFEYECNFCLKKFTNSQALGGHQNAHRKERLKKKRMDLEAKRASYRHALIRNNAVIYPYSSLSHQDDLLYVPTITHGSSHIGFSSGGEKNLLA; this is encoded by the exons ATGATGTTGGCTCTGCATGACTGTGATTGTTCTTTTGGTGGCTCTACTACAATATATTTTGCTGGCTCTACTATAATATACTTTGCATCTCCTATAAATTGTACCATTCCGAAACATTTGGCATGCCGGGAACTTTTCATTCCAATGGATGAGGCAGTGAACCAAAAATCTACCAACTTTAATCTCCTTTCAACCGGAAAAAATGGAACAGATATTGTCTGTTGCAAAACTGCTGCTTCAGATAAAAAGCTTAGAATATTTGGCTTTGAGGTAAATCCTTGTCCGAAGGATATCATTTGTTCAAAAACTGAAAGTGACGAGAGCATAAGCTCCTCTGCAACATTTGCAGATGAAAGACTAGGGGGAAAAACTTCCATCTGTATGAATTCCTCTGGCATAGTTCTTCCCAACCCAAATGCAAACCTCATAAACTTGAGCTCCTCAGCTGTCAGGGAATTTGAATATGAGTGCAACTTCTGTTTGAAGAAGTTTACAAACTCACAGGCACTGGGAGGTCACCAGAATGCCCATCGAAAAGAGAGGCTGAAGAAGAAAAGGATGGATCTTGAAGCAAAAAGGGCTAGCTACCGTCATGCTTTAATCAGAAACAATGCAGTTATCTACCCTTACTCTTCTCTAAGTCATCAAGACGACCTTCTCTATGTTCCTACCATCACTCATGGAAGTTCACATATCGGTTTCAGCTCG GGTGGTGAAAagaacctgttggcatga